A region of Rhodamnia argentea isolate NSW1041297 chromosome 9, ASM2092103v1, whole genome shotgun sequence DNA encodes the following proteins:
- the LOC115736874 gene encoding haloacid dehalogenase-like hydrolase domain-containing protein Sgpp isoform X3, protein MTAGDSSESIASLVGLAPLEAILFDVDGTLCDSDPLHYYAFREMLQEIGFNGGVPITEDFFVENIAGKHNEDIAELLFPDDIPRGRKFCEDKEAMFRKLASEQLTPVSGLYKLKKWVEDHGLKRAAVTNAPRPNAELMISSLGLSDFFQAVVLGSECEHAKPHPEPYLKALDLLKASKEHTLIFEDSVSGIKAGVAAGVATIGITTRNPEHQLMVAKPTFLIKSYDDPKLWAALEVLEKKDA, encoded by the exons ATGACGGCCGGAGATTCGTCGGAGAG CATTGCTTCTCTTGTTGGGCTTGCACCACTTGAGGCCATTCTGTTTGATGTTGATGGaactctatgtgactcggatcctCTCCACTACTATGCGTTCAGAGAGATGCTCCAAGAG ATAGGTTTTAATGGGGGAGTTCCGATCACAGAGGATTTCTTTGTTGAGAATATTGCTGGAAAACACAATGAAGACATAGCTGAGCTCCTATTCCCAGATGATATTCCTCGAGGCCGAAAATTCTGTGAGGACAAGGAAGCCATGTTCCGCAA ATTGGCCTCGGAACAACTAACGCCTGTGAGTGGCCTATACAAATTAAAGAAGTGGGTCGAAGACCACGGTCTGAAACGTGCTGCAGTTACAAATGCTCCTAGGCCAAATGCTGAACTCATGATCTCAAGTCTCGGACTCTCGGATTTCTTTCAAGCTGTTGTTCTAGGAAGTGAGTGTGAGCATGCCAAACCACACCCAGAACCTTACCTGAAGGCCCTTGATCTGCTGAAGGCGTCAAAGGAGCATACTCTAATTTTTGAG GACTCAGTTTCAGGCATAAAAGCAGGGGTTGCAGCTGGAGTGGCCACTATCGGCATAACAACGAGGAACCCGGAACATCAACTGATGGTAGCAAAGCCAACATTCCTCATCAAGAGTTATGACGATCCAAAGCTGTGGGCCGCTTTGGAAGTGCTCGAGAAGAAGGATGCTTGA
- the LOC115736874 gene encoding haloacid dehalogenase-like hydrolase domain-containing protein Sgpp isoform X2, translating into MTVSSAGDSSESIASLVGLAPLEAVLFDVDGTLCDSDPLHYYAFREMLQEVGFNGGVPITEDFFAQNISGKHNEDIAELLFPDDVPRGRKFCEDKEVVFRKLASEQLTAVSGLYKLKKWIEDHGLKRAAVTNAPKPNAELMISSLGLSDFFQAVILGTECEHAKPHPEPYLKALDVLKASKEHTLIFEDSVSGIKAGVAAGVATIGITMRNPEHQLMEAKPTFLVKSYDDPKLWASLEALEKKDA; encoded by the exons ATGACGGTTTCATCTGCCGGAGATTCGTCGGAGAG CATTGCTTCTCTTGTTGGGCTTGCACCACTTGAGGCCGTCCTGTTTGATGTTGATGGAAccctatgtgactcggatcctCTCCACTACTATGCCTTCAGAGAGATGCTCCAAGAG GTAGGTTTCAATGGCGGAGTTCCGATCACGGAGGATTTCTTTGCTCAGAATATTTCTGGGAAGCACAATGAAGACATAGCTGAGCTCCTTTTCCCAGATGATGTTCCTCGAGGCCGAAAATTCTGTGAGGACAAGGAAGTCGTGTTCCGCAA ATTGGCCTCAGAACAATTAACAGCCGTGAGTGGCCTGTACAAATTGAAGAAGTGGATCGAAGATCACGGCCTAAAACGTGCTGCAGTTACAAATGCTCCTAAGCCAAATGCTGAACTCATGATCTCAAGTCTCGGACTCTCGGATTTCTTTCAAGCAGTTATTCTAGGAACTGAGTGTGAGCATGCCAAACCACACCCAGAACCTTACCTGAAGGCCCTTGATGTGCTGAAGGCGTCAAAGGAGCATACTCTAATCTTTGAG GACTCAGTTTCGGGCATAAAAGCAGGGGTGGCAGCTGGAGTAGCCACTATCGGCATAACAATGAGGAATCCGGAACATCAACTGATGGAAGCAAAGCCAACATTCCTCGTCAAGAGTTATGACGATCCAAAGCTGTGGGCCTCTTTAGAAGCACTCGAGAAAAAGGATGCTTGA
- the LOC115737071 gene encoding uncharacterized protein LOC115737071 — translation MAASSAAHNATAPASIAGVAGGNRTEAPPKTLRGLNKPKCIQCGNVARSRCPYQSCKSCCSKAQNPCHIHVLKANATFPDKTPPSSSPIFSQQATEQSPSGSSLRVASLRQLSNNFSQFNNVQMPLRTKKPLTRKDAAAINEWRFAKLKEFKDRHIEVEDESFDRYMQNVSLLEDVFALESLAEGSGQDESPTSIPGPACGEEKSIVFSEMKLKLKANPVRKENLRKRIHGVIDEGLRKLQKLELNNQANDSVVQGELINRPKIKGFLVERALIIHDLNEKLNKARNEEDLKSCLDMQAQLISQHVGSGETVAENTKPSLPAHAAEDDKKMGSGSAFSLPKSVSTAEIDQETLNIISSHFSSLEQIENL, via the exons ATGGCGGCCTCGTCGGCGGCCCATAACGCCACCGCGCCGGCCTCAATCGCCGGCGTCGCGGGGGGGAACCGCACGGAGGCGCCGCCGAAGACGCTCCGCGGCCTCAACAAGCCCAAATGCATTCAGTGCGGCAACGTCGCTCGCTCCAG GTGTCCTTACCAGTCATGCAAAAGTTGCTGCTCCAAAGCTCAAAATCCCTGTCATATTCATG TTTTGAAAGCCAATGCAACTTTTCCAGACAAGACCCCACCTTCCAGCTCTCCTATCTTTAGTCAGCAGGCAACTGAACAATCTCCTTCAGG GAGTTCACTGAGAGTTGCATCTCTTCGGCAACTATCCAACAATTTCTCCCAATTCAATAATGTGCAAATGCCATTGCGTACTAAGAAGCCATTAACTAGAAAG GATGCTGCGGCTATAAATGAATGGAGGTTTGCCAAGTTAAAGGAGTTCAAAGATCGGCATATCGAGGTAGAGGACGAATCTTTTGACCGATATATGCAGAATGTTAGCCTACTAGAAGATGTATTTGCCTTGGAGTCGCTAGCCGAAGGTTCTGGCCAAGATGAGTCCCCTACATCAATACCTGGCCCCGCTTGTGGGGAGGAGAAGAGCATTGTCTTCTCAGAGATGAAACTGAAGCTAAAAGCGAACCCGGTTAGGAAGGAGAATTTGAGAAAGAGGATTCATGGAGTCATTGATGAAGGGTTGAGGAAACTTCAAAAACTTGAGCTGAATAATCAGGCAAATGATTCAGTTGTCCAAGGTGAACTGATTAATAGGCCCAAAATAAAAGGTTTCTTGGTCGAAAGAGCTTTGATTATCCATGATCTAAACGAGAAGCTGAACAAAGCACGGAATGAGGAGGATTTAAAATCTTGCTTGGATATGCAAGCCCAGTTAATTAGTCAGCACGTTGGGTCGGGGGAAACAGTAGCAGAAAACACCAAGCCATCCCTGCCAGCACATGCTGCtgaagatgataaaaaaatgggGTCTGGATCTGCTTTTTCTTTACCAAAGTCTGTAAGTACTGCTGAGATTGATCAAGAAACTCTCAACATTATCAGTTCTCACTTCTCTTCTCTTGAGCAGATAGAAAATCTGTAA
- the LOC115736874 gene encoding haloacid dehalogenase-like hydrolase domain-containing protein Sgpp isoform X1 → MTVSSAGDSSESIASLVGLAPLEAILFDVDGTLCDSDPLHYYAFREMLQEIGFNGGVPITEDFFVENIAGKHNEDIAELLFPDDIPRGRKFCEDKEAMFRKLASEQLTPVSGLYKLKKWVEDHGLKRAAVTNAPRPNAELMISSLGLSDFFQAVVLGSECEHAKPHPEPYLKALDLLKASKEHTLIFEDSVSGIKAGVAAGVATIGITTRNPEHQLMVAKPTFLIKSYDDPKLWAALEVLEKKDA, encoded by the exons ATGACGGTTTCATCTGCCGGAGATTCGTCGGAGAG CATTGCTTCTCTTGTTGGGCTTGCACCACTTGAGGCCATTCTGTTTGATGTTGATGGaactctatgtgactcggatcctCTCCACTACTATGCGTTCAGAGAGATGCTCCAAGAG ATAGGTTTTAATGGGGGAGTTCCGATCACAGAGGATTTCTTTGTTGAGAATATTGCTGGAAAACACAATGAAGACATAGCTGAGCTCCTATTCCCAGATGATATTCCTCGAGGCCGAAAATTCTGTGAGGACAAGGAAGCCATGTTCCGCAA ATTGGCCTCGGAACAACTAACGCCTGTGAGTGGCCTATACAAATTAAAGAAGTGGGTCGAAGACCACGGTCTGAAACGTGCTGCAGTTACAAATGCTCCTAGGCCAAATGCTGAACTCATGATCTCAAGTCTCGGACTCTCGGATTTCTTTCAAGCTGTTGTTCTAGGAAGTGAGTGTGAGCATGCCAAACCACACCCAGAACCTTACCTGAAGGCCCTTGATCTGCTGAAGGCGTCAAAGGAGCATACTCTAATTTTTGAG GACTCAGTTTCAGGCATAAAAGCAGGGGTTGCAGCTGGAGTGGCCACTATCGGCATAACAACGAGGAACCCGGAACATCAACTGATGGTAGCAAAGCCAACATTCCTCATCAAGAGTTATGACGATCCAAAGCTGTGGGCCGCTTTGGAAGTGCTCGAGAAGAAGGATGCTTGA